DNA sequence from the Methanofollis formosanus genome:
CCTCAAGACGATCCAGCTCATCTACAACACCGGCCACGGCGTCCCCAACAACGACGTGAACCGTGCCGCCCGTGTCAAACTGGGTCTTGAAGCCGAACCTGAGACGACCCACAAGTACCCCGAGTTCATCCCGGGCATCCAGAAGATCCTGGACCACTATCAGATGAAAGAGAATGCAGACAGAATCCTCTCAGAGGGTGAGCAGTAAATGCATGAGTATGCGTTTTTCCTCGGTTGCATTGCACCGAACCGTTACCCCGGCTGTGAAGCAGCCGCCATCAGGACGAGCCGGAACGTCGGCATCGAACTTCTCCCGCTGAAGGGCGCGAGCTGCTGCCCGGCACCGGGTGCGTTCGGCGCCGTCGACCTCCGCGTCTGGTACGCCATGGCCGCCCGCAACATCTGTCTCGCCGAAGAGATGAACCGCGACATCGCCCTCATCTGCAACGGCTGCTACAAGTCGATCTACGAGGTCAACGAGCGGCTCAAGGAAGACGACGAGCTCCGCGACGAGGCCAACGAAGTCCTCGCCGAGATCGACATGGAGTTCAAGGGCTCCATCGACGTCTACCACCTCGCCGAACTCTACTACGACCCCAAGATCTGCGGTGTCGAGAAGATCCGCGAGTCCGTGGTCAGGCCCCTCGACAACACCAAGATCGCGGTCCACTACGGCTGCCACCTCCTCAAGCCACTCAAGGAGCGCCGGTTCGACGACTCCGAGAACCCGATGTGGATCGAGGAACTCGTCGAAGCAGTCGGTGCTGAGGCGGTTCAGTACCGCAACAAGATGCAGTGCTGCGGCGCCGGCGGCGGTGTTCGTGGTTTCGACCTCGCCCACTCGCTGGACATCACGAACGAGAAGCTGATCAATATCAACGAGGCAGGTGCCGACGCACTCACCGAGGTCTGCCCGTTCTGTCAGCTCCAGTTCGACCGCGGCCAGATCGAGATCCAGGAGAAGTTCGGCATCGAGTGGGGCATCCCCGTACTCCACTACAACGAACTGCTGGGCCTTGCCCAGGGAATGAGCCCCCAGGAACTTGCACTTGACCTCCACGCCATCGACTGCAAGCCGTTCCTGGACAAGATCCTGTAAGGGAGGAATATCAATGGCAGAAGAGAAGAAACAACCTAGAATTGGTGTGTTTGTGTGCCACTGCGGTACCAATATCGCTGGTACCATCGACGTGGAGGCAGTCAAGGAATATGCCGCGACCCTCCCCAACGTCATCGTCGCCGATGACTACCAGTACATGTGCTCGACCCCGGG
Encoded proteins:
- the hdrB gene encoding CoB--CoM heterodisulfide reductase subunit B, producing the protein MHEYAFFLGCIAPNRYPGCEAAAIRTSRNVGIELLPLKGASCCPAPGAFGAVDLRVWYAMAARNICLAEEMNRDIALICNGCYKSIYEVNERLKEDDELRDEANEVLAEIDMEFKGSIDVYHLAELYYDPKICGVEKIRESVVRPLDNTKIAVHYGCHLLKPLKERRFDDSENPMWIEELVEAVGAEAVQYRNKMQCCGAGGGVRGFDLAHSLDITNEKLININEAGADALTEVCPFCQLQFDRGQIEIQEKFGIEWGIPVLHYNELLGLAQGMSPQELALDLHAIDCKPFLDKIL